The Geomonas ferrireducens DNA segment CGGGGAAGGGCGCTACCGCGACGGGAGCGGAAACAGCTACGACGACATCATGCGCGACATCGAACAGTTGCGCTGCGGGAGCTGGGAGCCATGCGCCGCGAACCGCGAGCCGCTCGTCCCGGTCCCGACCCCGGAGGAGAAGGCCCCCTCGCTCGCCTCGGTCTACGCTCTCTCGAAATACGACCAGGAGCGGATGGCCCTCATCGTCGGAAACTGTTACCGCATCCCGGTGGTGGCGCTACGCTTCTTCAACGTCTACGGCACGCGCCAGGCCCTCTCCAACCCGTACACCGGGGTCCTCGCCATCTTCGCCTCGCGCCTGATGAACGGAAACGCCCCGCGCATCTTTGAGGACGGCCTCCAGCAGCGCGATTTCGTGAGCGTGCGCGACGTGGCGGTCGCCTGCCGCCTAGCCATGGAGGTTGACCCGAAGAAGCAATCCCTCTTCAACATAGGAAGCGGCGCGAGCATCTCGGTTTTGCAGCTCCTCGAGCGCTTCTGCCGGGTGCTCAACTGCACCACCATCGAACCGGAGATCACCGGGAGTTACCGGGCGGGCGACATCCGGCACTGCTTCGCCGACATCACCGCGGCGCGCGAGGTGCTTGGCTACGCGCCACGGGTCGGCTTCGAGGAGGGGCTCACCGAGCTCGCCTCGTGGCTCGAAGGGGAGGTGGCGGTAGACAGGGTGGCCGAGGCGCACGCCGAGCTCGCCCAGCGGGGACTCACGCTATGAGCCGCACATCCGTGGAACGGCTGCCGGAGCACCTGGGGCTGGTCGAGTGGTTTCGCCCCGGCGAGCGGGACCGGGTGGAGCGGGTGCTTGCCGACCTAGAAAAGCTCGGCGTGAAGCGCCTCAGGACCGGCATCTCCTGGGCGGACTGGTACACGAGCGAGGGGAAAAGCTGGTACGAGTGGCTCATCCCGCGCCTGTCCGGCGTCGTGGAGCTCCTCCCTTGCGTCCTTTACACGCCCCCCTCCATCGGCATCGAGCCTAAAACCTCCTCACCGCCTAGGCGCGCCCGGGACTACGCCGACTTCATCGACCTTTTCATCACCTCCTTTGGCGAACACTTCGAGTACGTAGAGCTCTGGAACGAGCCCAACAACCTGAGCGAATGGGACTGGACCCTCGACCCGCACTGGAGCGGCTTCGGCGAGATGATCGGGGCCGCCGCCTACTGGGCCAAAAAACGCGGTAAGAAAACCGTGCTGGGGGGCATGAGCCCGATCGACGGGCACTGGCTTTGTCGCATGTTCGACCTGGGCGTGATGGACTACATCGACGTGGTGGGAATCCACGGCTTCCCGGACATCTTCGACTACACCTGGAAGGGGTGGGCGCGCAACATCGCCATGGTGCGGGAGATCCTGGACGAGCGTGGCGCCGCCTGCGAGATCTGGGTCACCGAGGCGGGGTTTTCCACCTGGCAGCACGACGAGTTCAAGCAGGCCCGGGTCTTTCTGGAACTTCTCGGTGCCCCGGCGCAGCGCATCTACTGGTACGGCGCCGACGACCTCGACCCGGCGCTCGCTGCCGTGGACCGCTTCCATCTGGACGAGCGGGAATACTTCTTCGGCTTCAAAAAGGCGGACGGCACCCCGAAGCTCCTCTACCGGCTGCTGGAAAAGGAGAGCGTCACCGCGCTGAAGCGGATCGACCAGGCGGCTCGCACATGCGCCACGGCCGGTCCGGGGAAGGCCATCCTCGTCACCGGCGGCGCAGGCTTCATCGGGACGAACCTCGTACACCGCCTGACGCGGGACGGCCACCGGGTCATCGTCTACGACAACCTCTCGCGTGAAGGGGTGGAGGAGAACCTTCTCTGGCTCACCGAGAACTGCGGCGACCGGCTCGAGGTGCGGATCGCCGACACCCGGAACCACCTGGCACTCCAGGACGCCATCGCCCGCTCCTCGCACGTCTACCACTTCGCGGCGCAGGTTGCGGTGACCACGAGTGTCGACAACCCGTCCGCCGACTTCGCGGTGAACGGGCAAGGGACCTTCGCGCTCCTCGAGGCGATCCGCACCGCCAAGGAGCCCCCCTCGCTTCTGTTCACCTCGACCAACAAGGTCTACGGCGGGATCGAGGGATGCCGCATCCGCAAAAGCGGCTCGCGCTACGAACCGACCGACCCGGCGCTGCGTGAACGCGGCTTCGGCGAGGGAACCCCGCTCGACTTTTTGAGCCCGTACGGCTGCTCCAAGGGGTGCGCCGACCAGTACGTGCTCGATTACGCCCGCAGCTTCGGGATCCACGCCGCCGTCTTCCGGATGAGCTGCATCTACGGACCGCACCAGTACGGCACCGAGGACCAGGGGTGGGTGGCGCACTTCGCCATCCGCACCCTCAAGGGGGAGCCGATCACCCTGTACGGCGACGGCTGTCA contains these protein-coding regions:
- a CDS encoding NAD-dependent epimerase/dehydratase family protein — protein: MSRTSVERLPEHLGLVEWFRPGERDRVERVLADLEKLGVKRLRTGISWADWYTSEGKSWYEWLIPRLSGVVELLPCVLYTPPSIGIEPKTSSPPRRARDYADFIDLFITSFGEHFEYVELWNEPNNLSEWDWTLDPHWSGFGEMIGAAAYWAKKRGKKTVLGGMSPIDGHWLCRMFDLGVMDYIDVVGIHGFPDIFDYTWKGWARNIAMVREILDERGAACEIWVTEAGFSTWQHDEFKQARVFLELLGAPAQRIYWYGADDLDPALAAVDRFHLDEREYFFGFKKADGTPKLLYRLLEKESVTALKRIDQAARTCATAGPGKAILVTGGAGFIGTNLVHRLTRDGHRVIVYDNLSREGVEENLLWLTENCGDRLEVRIADTRNHLALQDAIARSSHVYHFAAQVAVTTSVDNPSADFAVNGQGTFALLEAIRTAKEPPSLLFTSTNKVYGGIEGCRIRKSGSRYEPTDPALRERGFGEGTPLDFLSPYGCSKGCADQYVLDYARSFGIHAAVFRMSCIYGPHQYGTEDQGWVAHFAIRTLKGEPITLYGDGCQVRDLLFVEDLVEAMCRAREEMPRLTGQAFNIGGGPERTISLLELLELLRGLHGRLPQVSFDAWRTGDQRYYVSDIGKFNGACGWTPRHSVEEGVERLYRWLCASMRLEPERTSGKAGRKRYPASGVEAM
- a CDS encoding NAD-dependent epimerase/dehydratase family protein, with product MAGTVLITGGAGFIGSHLADELLRHGYRVRVLDSLVPQVHGPGGRRPAYLDPEVELIKGDVRDARAVKKALAGTAAVFHFAAMVGVGQSMYEIEQYTSVNNCGTAVLLEEMARARGSRKLIVASSMSIYGEGRYRDGSGNSYDDIMRDIEQLRCGSWEPCAANREPLVPVPTPEEKAPSLASVYALSKYDQERMALIVGNCYRIPVVALRFFNVYGTRQALSNPYTGVLAIFASRLMNGNAPRIFEDGLQQRDFVSVRDVAVACRLAMEVDPKKQSLFNIGSGASISVLQLLERFCRVLNCTTIEPEITGSYRAGDIRHCFADITAAREVLGYAPRVGFEEGLTELASWLEGEVAVDRVAEAHAELAQRGLTL